A single window of Cloacibacillus sp. DNA harbors:
- the ptb gene encoding phosphate butyryltransferase, with amino-acid sequence MEQIRNLDQLLEYAKEVGPKKISVACAEDEEVMTAVEAARKAGVATAFLVGNSDKIKEVADKLGIDLANYDVVDEKGGEAAAALKAVELVSSGEAQIVMKGMVATANFLRGVLNKEKGLRSGKTLSHVYIHQIKGYDRVFFISDPAFNMYPELKVKVDIIKNVVELAHAFGVACPKVAALAAVEVVNPDMPPTVDAAILTQMNRRGQIKGCLIDGPLALDNAVSPESAHHKGIKSDVAGYADILHVPNIESGNMLAKAIVYFSENKTAGIVLGAKAPIVLTSRADSAEAKLLSIASACALAAYQAK; translated from the coding sequence ATGGAACAAATTCGCAATCTAGATCAGCTGCTTGAATACGCAAAAGAGGTTGGACCCAAGAAAATAAGCGTCGCCTGCGCCGAAGACGAAGAGGTAATGACGGCGGTAGAAGCCGCGCGCAAAGCCGGAGTGGCCACGGCGTTTCTCGTAGGCAACTCAGACAAAATAAAGGAAGTCGCAGACAAACTTGGAATCGACCTCGCAAACTACGACGTCGTAGACGAAAAAGGCGGCGAAGCCGCGGCGGCGCTCAAGGCGGTCGAGCTCGTATCCAGCGGAGAAGCTCAGATAGTGATGAAGGGCATGGTCGCCACGGCGAACTTCCTGCGCGGTGTCCTCAACAAAGAAAAGGGGCTTCGCAGCGGAAAGACCCTCTCGCACGTCTACATCCACCAGATAAAGGGCTACGACAGAGTATTCTTCATCTCCGACCCGGCCTTCAACATGTATCCTGAACTTAAAGTCAAAGTAGACATCATCAAAAACGTAGTCGAGCTCGCGCACGCGTTCGGCGTCGCCTGCCCGAAGGTTGCAGCTCTTGCCGCCGTTGAAGTCGTCAACCCCGACATGCCCCCCACCGTCGACGCGGCGATACTGACCCAGATGAACCGCCGCGGCCAGATAAAGGGCTGCCTCATCGACGGACCTCTCGCTCTGGACAACGCCGTATCTCCCGAATCCGCGCATCACAAGGGCATCAAGTCCGACGTCGCGGGATACGCTGACATCCTCCACGTGCCGAACATCGAATCCGGCAACATGCTTGCGAAGGCCATCGTCTACTTCTCAGAGAACAAAACGGCGGGCATCGTGCTCGGCGCGAAGGCTCCTATCGTGCTGACGAGCCGCGCCGACTCGGCCGAAGCGAAACTGCTCTCCATCGCCTCAGCCTGCGCACTCGCGGCCTACCAGGCGAAGTAA